A genomic segment from Alistipes senegalensis JC50 encodes:
- a CDS encoding metallophosphoesterase: protein MLFLSMFLLALTAIVADFIHFRRNRHRHVSRRKALIAWAAATDALPLVSSVINVLSPDNGTGLMYLYMWLFWGWIVTVLPRLAFYVFNFLHLRRTGYAVAAGLTLFFLWGATWGRTSIRVSEVEICSDRIPEAFDSYRFVQISDIHVGTIVRPEHDLARLAECINSQHPDAVFFTGDLVNIRAEELDERTRTLLRQIEGPVWSVTGNHDVGTYIKDSVRFPAAVQAREVVARQRSMGWRVLEDTTVYLRRGTDSISLTGISFDPALRDRRHDRNLPAPALGRAYAGVPDSLFNITLVHLPQLWGQILETGHGDLTLSGHVHSMQFKIRPWGRGWSPASWIYEHWSGRYDADGRTLYVNDGTGYVAYPMRLGAWPEVTLFTLKRCE from the coding sequence ATGCTTTTTCTGTCGATGTTTCTCCTCGCCCTGACAGCCATTGTTGCGGATTTCATCCATTTCCGGCGCAACCGGCACCGGCATGTTTCGCGGCGCAAGGCCCTGATCGCATGGGCCGCCGCGACGGATGCCCTGCCGCTCGTTTCGTCGGTCATCAACGTCCTCAGCCCCGACAACGGCACGGGACTGATGTATCTTTATATGTGGCTGTTCTGGGGATGGATCGTCACCGTACTGCCGCGCCTGGCGTTCTACGTCTTCAATTTCCTGCACCTGCGCCGCACGGGTTATGCCGTCGCCGCGGGCCTCACGCTCTTCTTCCTCTGGGGCGCGACGTGGGGCCGCACGTCGATCCGCGTGAGCGAAGTCGAAATCTGCTCCGACCGCATTCCCGAGGCGTTCGACAGCTACCGGTTCGTGCAGATCAGCGACATCCACGTGGGCACGATCGTCCGGCCCGAACACGACCTCGCACGCCTCGCGGAGTGTATCAACTCCCAGCATCCCGACGCGGTATTCTTCACGGGCGACCTCGTGAACATCCGTGCCGAGGAGCTCGACGAACGCACGCGAACGCTTCTGCGGCAGATCGAAGGCCCCGTCTGGTCGGTGACGGGCAACCATGACGTAGGCACCTATATCAAGGATTCGGTGCGCTTTCCGGCCGCCGTTCAGGCCCGCGAGGTGGTCGCCCGCCAGCGTTCGATGGGGTGGCGCGTGCTGGAAGACACGACCGTCTACCTGCGGCGCGGCACAGACAGCATCTCGCTCACGGGGATTTCGTTCGACCCCGCGCTGCGTGACCGCCGCCACGACCGCAATCTTCCGGCTCCGGCGCTCGGACGGGCTTATGCGGGCGTTCCCGATTCGCTCTTCAACATCACACTGGTCCACCTGCCGCAGCTCTGGGGGCAGATTCTCGAAACGGGTCACGGCGATCTGACCCTCTCGGGACACGTCCATTCCATGCAGTTCAAAATCCGCCCGTGGGGGCGCGGATGGTCGCCCGCATCCTGGATCTACGAACATTGGAGCGGACGCTACGATGCGGACGGACGCACACTTTATGTCAACGACGGCACGGGATATGTTGCATACCCCATGCGACTGGGCGCATGGCCCGAAGTCACCCTCTTTACCTTGAAGCGATGCGAGTAA
- a CDS encoding ABC transporter permease gives MSRFTHQMASYWKQLGAVIRNEFQTIFKDGGAMLILIFALIIYATAYSLAYGSQVLRNVPIGVVDESRTPTSRSLIDTFNAGPNTYVAYTPTSMEEARELFYARKIYGVVYIPADYEKKLYGGEQANVAIYCDASYFLMYRQVFQEVVTSIGKTGAMVEFQRLIAKGANIPQAQATTQPVIYQSHNLFNPYLGYGTFVMPAIIMVIIQQTMLIGIGMIGGTWREFGLYHKLCPAGRRRMSTLPIVLGRGLVYALIYAVTCTYILGLHYRLFHFPMNGTTGAVMLFMGVYLAACIAMGIAVSTLFRYRENSLLLLLWTSIPILMLSGVSYPQQGIPDWLFNLGQLFPSSHGVNGFIRIQTMGATIPEVFAEIKWLVILTVVYGGLACIGIHQVIRREHRAKSSV, from the coding sequence ATGAGTCGATTCACACACCAGATGGCCTCCTATTGGAAGCAGTTGGGGGCGGTCATCCGCAACGAGTTCCAGACGATCTTCAAGGACGGCGGCGCCATGCTGATCCTGATTTTCGCGCTCATCATCTACGCCACGGCCTATTCGCTGGCCTACGGTTCGCAGGTGCTGCGCAACGTGCCGATTGGCGTGGTGGACGAATCCCGCACGCCGACCAGCCGCAGTCTGATCGACACCTTCAACGCCGGGCCCAACACCTACGTCGCCTACACGCCGACCTCGATGGAGGAGGCCCGGGAGTTGTTTTACGCCCGCAAGATCTACGGCGTGGTCTACATCCCCGCAGACTACGAAAAGAAGCTCTACGGCGGCGAGCAGGCCAATGTGGCGATCTACTGCGACGCCAGCTATTTTCTGATGTACCGGCAGGTGTTCCAGGAGGTCGTGACCTCGATCGGCAAGACGGGGGCGATGGTCGAATTCCAGCGCCTGATCGCCAAGGGAGCCAACATCCCGCAGGCGCAGGCCACGACCCAGCCCGTGATCTACCAGTCGCACAACCTCTTCAACCCCTATCTGGGTTACGGGACGTTCGTCATGCCGGCCATCATCATGGTCATCATCCAGCAGACGATGCTCATCGGCATCGGCATGATCGGCGGCACATGGCGCGAATTCGGACTCTACCACAAACTCTGCCCCGCAGGACGGCGGCGGATGTCGACGCTGCCGATCGTCCTGGGACGCGGGCTGGTCTACGCACTGATCTACGCCGTGACCTGCACCTACATCCTCGGGCTTCACTACCGGCTGTTCCACTTCCCGATGAACGGCACGACGGGAGCCGTGATGCTCTTCATGGGGGTCTATCTGGCGGCCTGCATCGCCATGGGAATCGCCGTTTCGACGTTGTTCCGCTACCGCGAAAACTCGCTGCTGCTGTTGCTGTGGACTTCGATTCCGATACTGATGCTCAGCGGCGTGTCCTATCCGCAGCAGGGCATTCCCGACTGGCTTTTCAACCTCGGACAGCTGTTCCCGAGCAGCCACGGCGTCAACGGCTTCATCCGCATTCAAACGATGGGGGCTACGATCCCCGAGGTCTTCGCCGAGATCAAGTGGCTCGTCATTCTCACGGTCGTCTACGGCGGGCTGGCCTGCATCGGCATTCATCAGGTGATCCGCCGCGAACACAGAGCCAAGAGTTCCGTTTAA
- a CDS encoding dihydrofolate reductase family protein, which produces MRVTLSFATTADGYLDDNTPERLILSTPGDWEAVLQLRAAHDAILVGAETLRRDNPALLLRDPAARARRAASGLRPDLTKVTVTRSGRISPELRFFTEGDADRYVFSPTEIPELNGVAEVISTDGSITAAGIVTELEKRGVGNLLVEGGAQMLGMFLAEGMADEVRRAVNPRLTLGPERGGARFVFTPPPGAECRHEEVDGMEVTTCVLRPDTSAEDLGYLAQAVAAGRLCTPSATSYCVGAVVVLPDGRTFTGHTHETSPTHHAEQEAVRKALDAGAELRGATIYSSMEPCSRRSSEPESCTQLILRHGFARVVFALYEPDRFVRCRGAQTLREAGVEVRAYPSLAGGVREANAHLQ; this is translated from the coding sequence ATGCGAGTAACACTATCCTTTGCCACGACGGCCGACGGTTATCTGGACGACAACACGCCGGAACGGCTCATTCTGTCCACTCCCGGGGACTGGGAGGCGGTGCTGCAACTGCGGGCTGCGCACGACGCCATCCTCGTCGGGGCCGAAACGTTGCGACGCGACAATCCGGCGCTGCTCCTGCGCGACCCCGCGGCCCGCGCACGCCGGGCAGCTTCGGGGCTGCGGCCCGACCTGACGAAAGTGACCGTCACGCGCTCGGGACGAATCTCCCCGGAGCTGCGGTTTTTCACCGAAGGGGATGCCGACCGCTACGTGTTCTCGCCGACGGAAATTCCGGAACTGAACGGAGTTGCGGAGGTTATCTCGACCGACGGTTCAATTACGGCCGCCGGGATCGTCACCGAGCTGGAGAAACGCGGTGTCGGCAATTTGCTGGTCGAGGGCGGTGCGCAGATGCTCGGCATGTTCCTCGCCGAAGGGATGGCCGACGAAGTGCGCCGGGCAGTCAATCCGCGGCTGACGCTCGGACCCGAAAGGGGAGGAGCGCGGTTCGTGTTCACGCCTCCGCCGGGCGCCGAATGCCGGCACGAGGAGGTGGACGGCATGGAGGTCACGACCTGCGTGCTGCGGCCCGACACCTCGGCCGAAGACCTGGGCTATCTGGCTCAGGCGGTCGCCGCAGGGCGTCTGTGTACGCCGAGTGCCACTTCCTACTGTGTGGGAGCCGTGGTCGTACTGCCCGACGGACGCACGTTCACAGGCCACACCCACGAAACTTCGCCCACGCACCACGCCGAGCAGGAGGCCGTCCGCAAGGCACTCGACGCCGGCGCCGAGCTGCGCGGTGCCACGATCTACTCCTCGATGGAACCGTGCTCCCGGCGCAGCAGCGAGCCCGAAAGCTGCACGCAGCTGATCCTGCGCCACGGCTTCGCCCGCGTGGTCTTCGCGCTGTACGAACCCGACCGTTTCGTCCGCTGCCGCGGGGCGCAGACCCTGCGCGAAGCGGGCGTCGAGGTGCGGGCGTATCCCTCGCTGGCGGGCGGTGTCCGCGAGGCCAACGCCCATCTGCAATGA
- a CDS encoding DUF4491 family protein translates to MEFLAQYNLTGIVIGVATFLIIGIFHPLVIKGEYWFGVKIWWLFLVMGVAAVIGSIAVRHLLWSTLLAVWGASSLWSIGELFEQRKRVAKGWFPKNPNRK, encoded by the coding sequence ATGGAATTTTTAGCGCAATACAATCTCACCGGCATCGTCATCGGCGTTGCCACTTTCCTGATAATCGGCATTTTCCATCCGCTGGTCATCAAAGGCGAATACTGGTTCGGCGTAAAGATCTGGTGGCTGTTCCTTGTGATGGGCGTCGCCGCCGTCATCGGTTCGATCGCCGTGCGGCATCTCCTCTGGTCCACGCTGCTGGCCGTGTGGGGCGCCTCGTCGCTTTGGTCTATCGGCGAGTTGTTCGAACAGCGCAAGCGCGTGGCCAAAGGCTGGTTCCCCAAAAATCCCAACCGGAAATAA
- a CDS encoding ABC transporter permease, whose translation MPGFLSHTGAVMRREMHRLTHQPMYFVLMVVLPVVSFAFFALLFNKGAIRNIPIAVLDEDHTTLSRKVAQMIDDTPTAMVAYDIQSMDEGERLMREGKIIAIVQIPAFFEKNILSNSQTHLENYISGTNISVNGLLSKDIQTAVTTFTAGVQLQVLMKQGLTQRQAMAQLMPVRFDRHVLFNPHINYGYYLSPSFMPMMLMIFVVMVTIFSIGTELKHATAREWMAAGNGSVWAALLGKVLPITAIMFLISLVMLLINFKIVGTPLNGSLTVILIGTLLFILSYQSISVLIVSLLANLRLSLSIGGGYSVLAFTFSGLTFPIMAMWEPMQWVSKIFPFTFYTDIFVDQMLRGAPWVYSLPDLGYMMLFIVLPLFCLPRLKKVCTEEKFWGRL comes from the coding sequence ATGCCCGGATTCCTGAGCCATACCGGAGCCGTCATGCGGCGCGAAATGCACAGGCTGACCCATCAGCCGATGTATTTCGTGCTGATGGTCGTGCTGCCCGTGGTGTCGTTCGCATTCTTCGCCCTGCTGTTCAACAAGGGCGCGATACGCAACATCCCGATCGCCGTGCTGGACGAAGACCATACGACGCTCTCGCGCAAGGTCGCACAGATGATCGACGATACGCCTACGGCGATGGTCGCATACGACATTCAGTCGATGGACGAGGGCGAGCGGCTGATGCGCGAAGGAAAGATCATAGCCATCGTGCAGATCCCGGCCTTCTTCGAAAAGAACATCCTGAGCAACAGCCAGACCCATCTGGAGAATTACATATCGGGAACCAACATATCGGTCAACGGACTGTTGTCGAAGGACATTCAGACCGCCGTGACGACCTTCACGGCCGGCGTCCAGCTCCAGGTGCTGATGAAGCAGGGGCTCACCCAGCGGCAGGCCATGGCCCAGCTGATGCCCGTGCGTTTCGACCGCCACGTGCTGTTCAATCCCCACATCAACTACGGATACTATCTCTCGCCGAGCTTCATGCCCATGATGCTGATGATCTTCGTGGTGATGGTGACCATCTTCTCCATCGGCACCGAACTCAAACACGCGACCGCCCGCGAATGGATGGCCGCGGGCAACGGCTCCGTCTGGGCAGCCCTGCTGGGCAAGGTGCTGCCCATCACGGCCATCATGTTCCTGATCTCGCTGGTGATGCTTCTGATCAATTTCAAGATCGTGGGAACGCCCCTGAACGGCAGTCTCACAGTCATTCTCATCGGCACGCTGCTGTTCATCCTCAGCTATCAGTCGATCTCGGTGCTGATCGTCTCGCTGCTGGCCAATCTGCGGCTGTCGCTCTCGATCGGCGGCGGATATTCGGTGCTGGCGTTCACTTTCTCGGGACTCACGTTCCCGATCATGGCCATGTGGGAGCCGATGCAGTGGGTGAGCAAGATCTTCCCGTTCACGTTCTACACCGACATCTTCGTCGATCAGATGCTTCGCGGAGCGCCGTGGGTCTACTCGCTGCCCGATCTGGGATATATGATGCTCTTCATTGTCTTACCGCTCTTCTGCCTGCCGCGTCTGAAAAAGGTATGCACGGAGGAAAAATTCTGGGGGAGGTTATAG
- a CDS encoding EamA family transporter: MRNFKGIIYAVVSSATFGLIPLFSIPLLQAGMASPAILFYRMLLSAAMMGLVALVTHRNLRISGRDAAVLGLLAVMYAATSLGLLRSYDYIPSGVATTVNFLYPLVVAIVMALFFRERSSVWIVVAIFISLVGVALLAWGDAGHRAPARGLAFAGMTVVTYAVYIIGVMKSRTAILDPLVVAFYVLTFSAAIFLVYALSTSGLGVVHTWPTWRSLLLLALLPTVLSNYTLVQAIRHIGPTMTSILGSMEPLTAVLVGVVHFGERFDLDAAAGLILVITAVIIVILQTHHTPPAPPADIPTQPQE, encoded by the coding sequence ATGCGCAATTTCAAAGGTATAATTTACGCCGTCGTCTCCTCGGCGACATTCGGACTCATCCCGCTGTTTTCGATTCCGCTGCTGCAAGCCGGCATGGCCTCCCCGGCGATACTCTTCTACCGGATGCTGCTCTCAGCGGCGATGATGGGCCTCGTGGCGCTCGTCACACACCGCAACCTCCGCATTTCGGGCCGTGACGCCGCCGTGCTGGGATTGCTGGCCGTGATGTATGCCGCCACGTCGCTGGGATTGCTGCGCTCTTACGATTATATCCCGAGCGGAGTGGCCACGACCGTCAATTTCCTCTATCCGCTGGTGGTGGCGATCGTCATGGCGCTCTTTTTCCGCGAACGCAGCTCGGTGTGGATCGTCGTCGCCATCTTCATCTCGCTGGTGGGCGTGGCCCTGCTGGCGTGGGGCGATGCCGGACATCGGGCCCCCGCGCGCGGACTGGCTTTCGCCGGAATGACCGTCGTGACCTATGCCGTCTACATAATAGGGGTGATGAAAAGCCGCACCGCAATACTCGATCCGCTGGTCGTGGCCTTCTACGTGCTGACCTTTTCGGCAGCGATCTTCCTGGTCTACGCCCTCTCGACCTCGGGACTCGGGGTAGTCCACACGTGGCCGACGTGGCGCAGCCTGCTGTTGTTGGCGCTCCTGCCCACGGTGCTGTCGAACTACACCCTCGTGCAGGCCATCCGGCACATCGGGCCCACGATGACCTCGATCCTCGGGTCGATGGAGCCGCTGACGGCCGTGCTGGTCGGGGTGGTGCACTTCGGCGAGCGGTTCGACCTCGACGCCGCGGCGGGGCTGATCCTCGTGATCACGGCCGTGATCATCGTCATTCTACAAACGCACCATACGCCGCCCGCACCTCCGGCTGATATCCCGACGCAGCCGCAGGAGTGA
- a CDS encoding HlyD family secretion protein, whose amino-acid sequence MKRSNVIGILAAAAVIVLSVVLISWYLTKRTPTLIQGTVECTTYKASSKVPGRIDDMKVEEGDRVEKGQLLYTLSTPELDAKLQQAEAVKSAAAALDAAAVAGARIQQIEAALNMWEKAQAGLELARKTFERVQNLYNDGVVPAQKLDEASANYKAMEATAQAAKAQYDLASDGARKEDKEAAAARVRQAEGAVSEVESYLSDAMVYSPVTGEISTIIAEQGELVGSGYPVVAILDMSDMWVTFNIKETLMPGIRMGMRMNGYVPALDADVEFEVTYISPQADFATWAATRTQGGFDIRTFAVKVKPVSPVSHMRPGMSVLVDWDKIER is encoded by the coding sequence ATGAAACGAAGCAACGTAATCGGAATTCTGGCTGCCGCGGCGGTCATCGTTCTCTCGGTCGTACTGATCAGCTGGTACCTCACCAAACGTACCCCGACGCTGATTCAGGGAACGGTGGAGTGTACCACCTACAAAGCCTCGTCGAAGGTCCCGGGACGCATCGACGACATGAAGGTCGAGGAGGGCGACCGCGTGGAGAAAGGGCAGCTGCTCTACACGCTCTCGACGCCCGAACTGGATGCCAAACTCCAACAGGCCGAGGCCGTGAAGAGCGCCGCTGCGGCGCTGGACGCCGCCGCCGTAGCCGGTGCGCGCATCCAGCAGATCGAGGCCGCGCTGAACATGTGGGAGAAGGCTCAGGCAGGGCTGGAACTGGCACGCAAGACCTTCGAGCGTGTGCAGAACCTCTACAACGACGGGGTGGTGCCCGCCCAGAAGCTCGACGAAGCCTCGGCCAACTACAAGGCAATGGAGGCGACGGCGCAGGCCGCCAAAGCGCAGTATGACCTGGCCTCGGACGGAGCCCGCAAGGAGGACAAGGAGGCCGCAGCGGCGCGTGTCCGCCAGGCCGAAGGCGCCGTCAGCGAGGTCGAGTCGTACCTCAGCGACGCGATGGTCTACTCGCCCGTCACGGGAGAGATCTCGACGATCATCGCCGAACAGGGCGAGCTGGTCGGCAGCGGTTATCCCGTGGTGGCGATCCTCGACATGAGCGACATGTGGGTGACTTTCAACATCAAGGAGACGCTGATGCCCGGTATCCGGATGGGAATGCGCATGAACGGATACGTGCCGGCGCTGGATGCCGACGTGGAGTTCGAGGTGACGTATATCTCCCCGCAGGCCGATTTCGCCACGTGGGCCGCGACCCGCACGCAGGGAGGATTCGACATCCGCACCTTCGCCGTGAAGGTCAAGCCCGTTTCGCCGGTCTCGCACATGCGTCCGGGAATGAGCGTATTGGTGGACTGGGACAAAATCGAACGATAG
- a CDS encoding TolC family protein, whose amino-acid sequence MRKAVKIAFVAAAMVPALALAQGERRMLSLDEAISVTLTENPAMKAAAYEERAAQQERRAAIGLRMPQINVTGAYAYMAKDIGFDFNDMKGPAKDLTGKILGSGLITDPTIIQGIQGLLNPMMNADWFLKVQDRSLGFVGGEVTLPIWMGGKINAANRAAKINEKSAAEQGNQTRNALISELVERYFGLALATQVVEVRRQVVEGVRKHLEDAVALEKNGMIAQSERLYVAFKMAEAERELANAELQAATIASALSNTLGRENEWQPVTSMFILSKVEELDYYQDLAQIRNPLLSQVSLKRQLAEEGVRVQRADFLPQVAAIGGGSFYNYQVAGLVPRWAVGVGVNIKIFDGLNREYKYSAAKQTARRVSELQNKAGKDISVLVEKLYNQMMNYRNQMTSIDASLAFAEEYLRMKNAAFLEGMSSSSDLIDAELNLAGVRTERLQAAYNYDLLLAQLLEAAGISDEFPAYARRNDAQPVFFDKK is encoded by the coding sequence ATGAGAAAAGCAGTCAAGATCGCCTTCGTGGCGGCGGCGATGGTTCCGGCGCTCGCACTGGCGCAGGGAGAGCGCCGGATGCTCTCGCTCGACGAGGCGATCTCCGTCACCCTCACGGAGAACCCCGCGATGAAGGCCGCCGCCTACGAGGAGCGCGCGGCCCAGCAGGAACGCCGCGCGGCCATCGGCCTCCGCATGCCGCAGATAAACGTCACGGGCGCCTATGCCTACATGGCCAAGGACATCGGATTCGATTTCAACGACATGAAAGGTCCGGCCAAGGACCTGACGGGCAAAATCCTCGGCAGCGGGCTGATCACCGACCCGACGATCATCCAGGGCATCCAGGGATTGCTGAACCCGATGATGAACGCCGACTGGTTCCTCAAAGTGCAGGACCGAAGTCTGGGCTTCGTGGGCGGCGAGGTGACGCTCCCGATCTGGATGGGCGGCAAGATCAACGCCGCGAACCGGGCCGCGAAGATCAACGAGAAGAGCGCCGCGGAACAGGGCAACCAGACCCGCAACGCATTGATCTCGGAACTGGTGGAGCGCTACTTCGGACTGGCTCTCGCCACGCAGGTCGTGGAGGTGCGCCGTCAGGTGGTCGAAGGCGTGCGCAAACACCTGGAGGATGCCGTTGCGCTCGAAAAGAACGGCATGATCGCCCAAAGCGAACGGCTCTACGTCGCTTTCAAGATGGCCGAAGCCGAACGCGAGCTGGCCAATGCCGAATTGCAGGCCGCGACCATCGCCAGCGCCCTTTCGAACACGCTGGGACGCGAAAACGAGTGGCAGCCCGTAACGTCGATGTTCATCCTTTCGAAAGTCGAGGAGCTGGACTATTATCAGGACCTCGCGCAGATCCGCAACCCGCTGCTGAGCCAAGTATCGCTCAAACGCCAGCTGGCCGAGGAGGGCGTGCGCGTCCAGCGCGCCGACTTCCTGCCGCAGGTGGCGGCCATCGGCGGCGGCTCGTTCTACAACTATCAGGTCGCAGGGCTCGTGCCCCGCTGGGCCGTGGGCGTGGGGGTCAACATCAAGATCTTCGACGGTCTGAACCGCGAATACAAATATTCGGCGGCCAAACAGACGGCGCGCCGCGTGAGCGAGTTGCAAAACAAGGCCGGCAAGGATATTTCGGTGCTGGTGGAGAAGCTCTACAACCAGATGATGAACTACCGCAACCAGATGACCTCGATCGACGCCTCGCTGGCATTCGCCGAAGAGTACCTGCGGATGAAGAACGCCGCGTTCCTCGAAGGCATGAGCTCCTCGTCGGACCTGATCGACGCCGAACTGAATCTTGCGGGAGTCCGCACCGAACGCCTGCAAGCGGCCTACAACTACGACCTGCTGCTGGCCCAGCTGCTCGAAGCCGCGGGCATCAGCGACGAATTTCCGGCCTACGCGCGCCGCAATGACGCGCAGCCCGTTTTCTTTGACAAAAAATAA
- a CDS encoding DcaP family trimeric outer membrane transporter, translated as MIVALLLAGTASAQRFERRAMRGEYSPTVYLISVREVDTLYNYDPAALRQAAALNRMSMDNATQDYIDTHRPGFQQVEKPQFVFATKNNRFSFSLGGFVSLRAGYDFDGIVDNIDFVTYDIPVHGNYNTKQKLMMDASTSRIFMKAITNTQALGRVVIFMDADFRGGAEGSYTPCVRSAYVSFLGLTLGRDVTTFCDLSAAPTTIDFQGPNAYNFNFATLIRYEYAFADNHLKFGIAAELPEVSATYGDNFKPMHQRVPDVPMYFQYAWGADRSSHIRASGVLRNPYMYKVSKDSNTSLLGWGVQFSGTIKVCKPLRLFMNGVYGEGITPYIQDLTGSGLDFTPNPEDPSLVRMMPMWGWQAAAQINLTRRLFISGGYSTVRVQRSHGYYTDDQYKQGQYIFGNVFYSLTPRCKVAGEYLYGSRKDMNNDKGHANRVNVMLQYNF; from the coding sequence TTGATTGTAGCTCTGCTGCTTGCGGGTACGGCGTCGGCTCAGCGGTTCGAACGCAGGGCCATGCGCGGCGAATATTCGCCGACGGTCTACCTGATCTCCGTGCGCGAGGTGGACACCCTCTACAACTACGATCCCGCCGCATTGCGGCAGGCTGCGGCGCTCAACCGGATGTCCATGGACAATGCCACGCAGGACTATATCGACACCCACCGCCCCGGCTTCCAGCAGGTCGAGAAACCGCAGTTCGTCTTCGCCACGAAGAACAACCGCTTCTCGTTCTCGCTGGGCGGCTTCGTCAGCCTCCGTGCGGGATACGATTTCGACGGCATCGTCGATAACATCGACTTCGTGACCTACGACATCCCCGTCCACGGCAATTACAACACGAAACAGAAATTGATGATGGACGCTTCGACCTCGCGGATCTTCATGAAGGCCATCACCAACACCCAGGCGCTGGGCCGCGTGGTGATCTTCATGGACGCCGACTTCCGCGGAGGTGCCGAGGGCAGTTATACGCCCTGTGTGCGTTCGGCTTACGTGTCGTTCCTGGGCCTCACGCTGGGACGCGACGTGACGACCTTCTGCGACCTTTCGGCAGCCCCCACGACCATCGACTTCCAAGGCCCCAACGCCTATAACTTCAACTTCGCCACGCTGATTCGCTACGAATACGCCTTTGCGGACAACCACCTCAAGTTCGGAATCGCCGCTGAGCTCCCCGAGGTGAGCGCCACCTACGGCGACAATTTCAAGCCCATGCACCAGCGCGTGCCCGACGTTCCGATGTATTTCCAGTATGCGTGGGGCGCCGACCGCAGCAGCCACATCCGCGCTTCGGGCGTGCTGCGCAATCCCTATATGTATAAAGTGTCGAAGGACTCCAATACCTCGCTGCTGGGCTGGGGCGTGCAGTTCAGCGGCACGATCAAGGTCTGCAAGCCCCTGCGCCTCTTCATGAACGGCGTCTACGGCGAAGGCATCACGCCTTATATTCAGGATCTGACGGGTTCGGGACTCGACTTCACGCCCAATCCCGAGGACCCCTCGCTCGTGCGCATGATGCCGATGTGGGGCTGGCAGGCCGCCGCGCAGATCAACCTGACCCGCCGGCTGTTCATCTCGGGCGGTTACTCGACGGTCCGCGTGCAGCGCAGCCACGGCTACTACACCGACGATCAGTACAAGCAGGGACAGTATATCTTCGGCAATGTCTTCTACTCGCTCACCCCGCGCTGCAAGGTGGCCGGCGAATACCTCTACGGTTCGCGCAAGGACATGAACAACGACAAGGGACACGCCAACCGTGTGAACGTGATGTTGCAGTATAATTTCTGA
- a CDS encoding CapA family protein, which translates to MRVRRIHILAAVVFVAVCCTPAGGPARRDWPQPAGWTGPGQVPPPQRMKLWFGGDVMQHMPQVEAARCGERFDYRPVFAALAPRMRAADLTVVNLETTLTRRGRYTGYPLFRSPVALADALRDAGVDVAVLANNHCCDGGAEGIRTTVAELDRCGILHTGVFADSADYKKNNPLYLNRCGMRLAIVNYTYGTNGMPVPAGTIVNLIDTVRMAADLAEARASGVDFIVACLHWGNEYERRENVGQRSLAAFLRRNGVGVVVGSHPHVVQPWRADSSHVVLYSLGNLVSNQRRRYTDGGLVAAVEAVRHADGRMDYRLETAPVWVALPGYRILPPEAADTMALPAAYGVFRADVDALAGNDL; encoded by the coding sequence ATGCGAGTCCGTCGGATACATATTCTGGCCGCCGTGGTCTTCGTCGCGGTCTGCTGCACGCCTGCGGGAGGTCCCGCGCGGCGCGATTGGCCGCAGCCTGCGGGCTGGACGGGGCCGGGGCAGGTTCCGCCGCCCCAGCGGATGAAGCTGTGGTTCGGAGGAGACGTGATGCAGCACATGCCGCAGGTCGAGGCGGCGCGGTGCGGAGAACGGTTCGACTATCGGCCCGTCTTCGCGGCTCTTGCGCCCCGGATGCGGGCGGCAGACCTCACGGTCGTGAATCTCGAAACCACCCTCACCCGCCGCGGCCGTTACACGGGTTACCCGCTGTTCCGGTCGCCGGTGGCGCTGGCCGACGCCTTGCGCGATGCGGGTGTGGATGTCGCCGTGCTGGCCAACAACCATTGCTGCGACGGAGGCGCCGAAGGCATCCGCACGACGGTAGCCGAACTGGACCGCTGCGGAATACTCCATACGGGCGTATTCGCGGACAGCGCTGACTACAAGAAGAATAATCCGCTTTACTTGAACCGTTGCGGCATGCGGCTGGCGATCGTCAACTATACCTACGGCACCAACGGCATGCCCGTTCCCGCGGGCACGATCGTCAATCTCATCGACACCGTGCGCATGGCCGCGGACCTGGCCGAAGCCCGGGCCTCCGGGGTCGATTTCATCGTCGCCTGCCTCCATTGGGGCAATGAGTACGAGCGTCGGGAGAACGTCGGACAACGAAGTCTGGCCGCATTTTTGCGTCGCAACGGCGTCGGTGTGGTGGTCGGAAGCCATCCGCACGTCGTGCAGCCCTGGAGGGCCGATTCGTCGCATGTGGTGCTTTACTCGCTGGGCAATCTGGTTTCGAACCAGCGGCGGCGTTACACCGACGGAGGACTGGTGGCTGCCGTCGAAGCCGTCCGCCATGCCGACGGACGCATGGACTACCGGCTTGAGACCGCTCCCGTGTGGGTCGCGCTGCCCGGCTACCGCATCCTGCCGCCCGAGGCCGCCGACACGATGGCGCTGCCCGCAGCCTACGGCGTCTTCCGTGCCGACGTGGACGCACTGGCGGGAAACGACCTATAA